A single Populus alba chromosome 7, ASM523922v2, whole genome shotgun sequence DNA region contains:
- the LOC118049639 gene encoding protein S-acyltransferase 8 codes for MARRVYHVWKGRNIFFCKGRLIFGPDAKSLIITLLLILVPVVIFCTNVARNLLHEFPTYNTGYVIQVVTILFTIYVLVLLFLTSARDPGIVPRNSHPPEEEICFDPSTSLDAGGRHTPTPRLPRTKEVTVNGFSVKVKYCDTCMIYRPPRCSHCSVCDNCVERFDHHCPWVGQCIGLRNYRYFFLFVSSSALLCIFIFSMSALNVKFLMDDYGTLWKAMKESPASVILIVYSFIFLWFVGGLTCFHLYLIGRNQTTYENFRYGAANRHNVYDQGCLKNFREVFCTKTKPSSNNFQAYVQEEMPMRVTREVKIDDSEGDSRTKVQDNLEIDNDLLKISQRRDAVNS; via the exons ATGGCTAGGCGTGTTTACCATGTATGGAAGGGACGCAAT ATTTTCTTCTGCAAAGGGAGGCTTATATTTGGTCCAGATGCCAAATCATTGATTATTACCTTATTGCTCATCCTGGTTCCCGTTGTTATATTCTGTACAAATGTCGCAAGGAACCTCCTCCATGAATTTCCAACATATAATACTGGCTATGTCATTCAAGTCGTAACAATTCTGTTCACAATCTAC GTATTGGTGCTCCTGTTTCTCACTTCAGCCCGTGACCCAGGCATTGTTCCTCGAAATTCACATCCACCAGAGGAAGAGATTTGCTTCGACCCTTCAACCTCACTAGATGCTGGCGGGAGACACACACCTACTCCACGGTTACCGCGCACAAAAGAAGTGACTGTCAATGGTTTTTCTGTGAAAGTGAAGTATTGCGATACATGCATGATATATCGACCACCCCGTTGCTCACATTGCTCTGTATGTGATAACTGCGTGGAGCGATTCGATCACCATTGTCCCTGGGTGGGCCAATGCATTGGACTG CGCAACTACCGGTACTTCTTTCTGTTTGTTTCTTCATCAGCTCTTCTCTGCATCTTCATCTTTTCAATGTCAGCTTTGAACGTAAAGTTTCTTATGGATGATTATGGTACTCTTTGGAAGGCAATGAAGGAGTCACCTGCATCTGTGATATTAATAGTTTATTCCTTCATTTTCCTCTGGTTTGTCGGTGGCCTCACCTGCTTCCATCTGTATCTTATAGGCAGAAACCAG ACTACATATGAAAACTTTCGCTATGGAGCAGCCAACAGGCACAATGTCTATGACCAGGGTTGCTTGAAGAATTTTCGTGAAGTATTCTGCACCAAGACAAAGCCTTCAAGCAACAATTTCCAGGCTTATGTACAAGAAGAGATGCCCATGCGTGTAACCCGAGAAGTAAAAATAGATGATTCAGAAGGAGACAGTCGGACAAAAGTACAAGACAATCTAGAAATCGATAATGACCTTTTAAAGATATCCCAGCGTCGTGATGCTGTTAACAGTTGA
- the LOC118049640 gene encoding ubiquitin carboxyl-terminal hydrolase 27 isoform X2 → MKRNWVSASGLAAVLGVAGLVLALIKDPKSWNLKLSALPSWLELNQRENNNRPKKLFLLPGLQNLGNNCFLNVILQALGSCSNFQSFLQKVIEEWESFAGEEWNESLQLTVALAALLEELSVISTERIVLSPRKVMLAMAHYIQNFNLTSQQDAEEAFLHLLSSLRDEFSDSYLPKHHSLTDAFASPNCRILTQDRIEIQSEQERWQQHFLGPFDGILSSILMCQSCSTEISLNFQFFHSLPLLPVLEGGATIRVGCRLEDCLRQFTVSEQVENYSCSHCWHIAAIKYLSLRGATETEIKRLKSCNEQDSCTCHLLVHLENLPWSNNFSRTLKQLSIARSPKILCIQLQRASINFFGEVVKLQGHISFPLTLNLLPFMMKEMQCQKPSSHLNHFDVQYDTRMLNSIYERNASKLLSANAFRSPTHTEAFLGQSKIPQTTDIFSSQANEKVSAACELVPSEPQVYRLVSVVEHFGRACGGHYTVYRSLQSESHEEHPDENCKPSLVHWFCISDSNVYRVSEEDVLAAEASLLFYERIVES, encoded by the exons ATGAAGAGGAATTGGGTTTCAGCATCTGGGCTTGCAGCTGTTTTGGGGGTTGCTGGTTTGGTGTTGGCTCTAATAAAAGATCCCAAATCTTGGAATCTAAAACTAAGTGCCTTGCCTTCTTGGCTGGAATTGAACCAGAGAGAGAATAATAATCGTCCAAAGAAGCTTTTCTTGCTTCCTGGCCTGCAAAATCTTGGCAATAATTGCTTTTTGAATGTTATCTTACAG GCTTTAGGTAGCTGTTCAAATTTCCAatcttttcttcaaaaggtTATAGAAGAATGGGAATCATTTGCCGGTGAGGAATGGAATGAGAGCTTGCAGCTTACGGTGGCTTTGGCTGCTTTATTAGAGG AACTGTCTGTGATTAGCACAGAGAGAATTGTATTGAGTCCAAGAAAGGTGATGCTTGCAATGGCTcattatattcaaaattttaatctgaCGAGCCAACAG gaTGCCGAAGAAGCATTCCTTCATCTACTGTCCTCTTTAAGGGACGAATTTTCTGATTCTTATCTTCCAAAACATCATTCTCTGACAGATGCATTTGCATCCCCTAACTGTAGAATTCTGACTCAAGATAGGATTGAGATCCAGAGTGAGCAAGAAAGGTGGCAGCAGCACTTCCTCGGACCATTTGATGGAATTCTTAGTAGCATTTTAATGTGTCAAAGTTGTTCGACTGAG atttcattgaattttcagttttttcatAGCTTGCCTCTTTTGCCTGTGCTTGAAGGTGGTGCCACCATT AGGGTTGGGTGTAGATTGGAGGATTGTCTCAGGCAGTTCACTGTTTCTGAGCAAGTTGAGAATTACAGCTGCAGCCACTGTTGGCACATTGCTGCAATAAAGTATTTATCTTTAAGGGGAGCAACAGAG ACGGAGATAAAAAGACTTAAGAGTTGTAATGAGCAAGACTCGTGCACCTGCCATCTCCTTGTTCATCTAGAAAATCTACCAtggtcaaataatttttctcgCACTTTAAAGCAACTAAGCATTGCTCGTAGTCCCAAG ATTCTTTGCATTCAATTACAACGTgcttctataaatttttttggagaAGTGGTCAAACTTCAG GGCCACATCAGCTTTCCATTAACTTTGAACCTGCTTCCATTCATGATGAAAGAGATGCAATGTCAAAAACCAAGCTCTCATCTAAACCATTTTGATGTGCAATATGACACCAGAATGCTGAACAGCATTTATGAAAGAAATGCTTCAAAATTATTATCTGCAAATGCATTTAGATCCCCTACACATACAGAAGCTTTCCTGGGACAATCCAAGATACCACAAACCACGGACATCTTTAGTTCGCAAGCTAATGAAAAG GTCAGTGCAGCTTGTGAATTAGTCCCTTCAGAACCTCAGGTATATCGTCTTGTTTCTGTCGTGGAGCATTTTGGAAGAGCTTGTGGTGGGCATTATACTGTTTACAGAAGTTTGCAATCAGAATCGCACGAGGAACATCCTGATGAAAATTGCAAACCTTCCCTTGTGCACTGGTTTTGTATTTCAGACTCCAATGTGTATAGGGTTTCAGAGGAGGATGTTCTAGCTGCAGAAGCTAGCTTGCTCTTTTATGAGAGAATTGTAGAAAGCTGA
- the LOC118049640 gene encoding ubiquitin carboxyl-terminal hydrolase 27 isoform X1 yields MKRNWVSASGLAAVLGVAGLVLALIKDPKSWNLKLSALPSWLELNQRENNNRPKKLFLLPGLQNLGNNCFLNVILQALGSCSNFQSFLQKVIEEWESFAGEEWNESLQLTVALAALLEELSVISTERIVLSPRKVMLAMAHYIQNFNLTSQQDAEEAFLHLLSSLRDEFSDSYLPKHHSLTDAFASPNCRILTQDRIEIQSEQERWQQHFLGPFDGILSSILMCQSCSTEFDTSCLEHMQFNNDLISLNFQFFHSLPLLPVLEGGATIRVGCRLEDCLRQFTVSEQVENYSCSHCWHIAAIKYLSLRGATETEIKRLKSCNEQDSCTCHLLVHLENLPWSNNFSRTLKQLSIARSPKILCIQLQRASINFFGEVVKLQGHISFPLTLNLLPFMMKEMQCQKPSSHLNHFDVQYDTRMLNSIYERNASKLLSANAFRSPTHTEAFLGQSKIPQTTDIFSSQANEKVSAACELVPSEPQVYRLVSVVEHFGRACGGHYTVYRSLQSESHEEHPDENCKPSLVHWFCISDSNVYRVSEEDVLAAEASLLFYERIVES; encoded by the exons ATGAAGAGGAATTGGGTTTCAGCATCTGGGCTTGCAGCTGTTTTGGGGGTTGCTGGTTTGGTGTTGGCTCTAATAAAAGATCCCAAATCTTGGAATCTAAAACTAAGTGCCTTGCCTTCTTGGCTGGAATTGAACCAGAGAGAGAATAATAATCGTCCAAAGAAGCTTTTCTTGCTTCCTGGCCTGCAAAATCTTGGCAATAATTGCTTTTTGAATGTTATCTTACAG GCTTTAGGTAGCTGTTCAAATTTCCAatcttttcttcaaaaggtTATAGAAGAATGGGAATCATTTGCCGGTGAGGAATGGAATGAGAGCTTGCAGCTTACGGTGGCTTTGGCTGCTTTATTAGAGG AACTGTCTGTGATTAGCACAGAGAGAATTGTATTGAGTCCAAGAAAGGTGATGCTTGCAATGGCTcattatattcaaaattttaatctgaCGAGCCAACAG gaTGCCGAAGAAGCATTCCTTCATCTACTGTCCTCTTTAAGGGACGAATTTTCTGATTCTTATCTTCCAAAACATCATTCTCTGACAGATGCATTTGCATCCCCTAACTGTAGAATTCTGACTCAAGATAGGATTGAGATCCAGAGTGAGCAAGAAAGGTGGCAGCAGCACTTCCTCGGACCATTTGATGGAATTCTTAGTAGCATTTTAATGTGTCAAAGTTGTTCGACTGAG ttTGATACATCATGTTTGGAACATATGCAATTTAATAATGATTTG atttcattgaattttcagttttttcatAGCTTGCCTCTTTTGCCTGTGCTTGAAGGTGGTGCCACCATT AGGGTTGGGTGTAGATTGGAGGATTGTCTCAGGCAGTTCACTGTTTCTGAGCAAGTTGAGAATTACAGCTGCAGCCACTGTTGGCACATTGCTGCAATAAAGTATTTATCTTTAAGGGGAGCAACAGAG ACGGAGATAAAAAGACTTAAGAGTTGTAATGAGCAAGACTCGTGCACCTGCCATCTCCTTGTTCATCTAGAAAATCTACCAtggtcaaataatttttctcgCACTTTAAAGCAACTAAGCATTGCTCGTAGTCCCAAG ATTCTTTGCATTCAATTACAACGTgcttctataaatttttttggagaAGTGGTCAAACTTCAG GGCCACATCAGCTTTCCATTAACTTTGAACCTGCTTCCATTCATGATGAAAGAGATGCAATGTCAAAAACCAAGCTCTCATCTAAACCATTTTGATGTGCAATATGACACCAGAATGCTGAACAGCATTTATGAAAGAAATGCTTCAAAATTATTATCTGCAAATGCATTTAGATCCCCTACACATACAGAAGCTTTCCTGGGACAATCCAAGATACCACAAACCACGGACATCTTTAGTTCGCAAGCTAATGAAAAG GTCAGTGCAGCTTGTGAATTAGTCCCTTCAGAACCTCAGGTATATCGTCTTGTTTCTGTCGTGGAGCATTTTGGAAGAGCTTGTGGTGGGCATTATACTGTTTACAGAAGTTTGCAATCAGAATCGCACGAGGAACATCCTGATGAAAATTGCAAACCTTCCCTTGTGCACTGGTTTTGTATTTCAGACTCCAATGTGTATAGGGTTTCAGAGGAGGATGTTCTAGCTGCAGAAGCTAGCTTGCTCTTTTATGAGAGAATTGTAGAAAGCTGA